A DNA window from Streptomyces bacillaris contains the following coding sequences:
- a CDS encoding AAA family ATPase, which yields MSDQPHPSLRDLVLQRLAAAGLEPETADLLRDLFPGTRAGSASRTGPLFLRSITAAGWRGIGPETTLGLTPAPGLTVVAGRNGSGKSSFAEAAEMALTGDNFRWQDRTQIWRQGWRNLHDPAAPRVEVECRRDGADTPVTVRRSWHGDGLGDARVAVHRPGLPGGELGEVVGAEELALYRPFLSYSELGAVINGPMTALHDGLAQILGLEQLSEAYKEAGARLKVIKDGEKKATDLAAAVLAELRGSGDPRAVAAVEVLSARRPDRERVRTLLAARPEGDTAELERLRGLSTLEGPDLSDISGAVTRLREAAARADDARSGSAEDARRLSDLLERALDHRRRARTADCPVCDTPGLLDDDWAVRAREQVERLQREAAEAQSARDDLRGAIRAVHDLVQPVPVWLRPEDSPLAALWREWSLCRSATDPRPLADQVERLSAALADACRQESEKAARLLADQDAGWRPLGVRLAEWLAVADRAAEAASLGKRLKDAQTWLKKVTDELREERLRPFADQSQTIWKLLCERSSVTLGSIGLTGTANQRKVKLDVSVDDMDAPAFGVMSQGELHSLALSLFLPRATHPDSPFGFLVIDDPVQSMDPEKVEGLARVLHACAQRRQVIVFTHDTRLQQAIRHLRIPATIMQVSRQTDSVVKVTRTDDPVSLALSEARAVAKDPNVPQGVADRVLPQMCRGALEAACLEPARRRLRAEGHGHADVEARIGKAHKLTDLAALAFYDSSMEPAQVLAAVAQDHGPWARALIERCNAGAHQFLTPIGDRMDLVRDTERLAKAVRGR from the coding sequence GTGAGCGACCAGCCCCACCCCTCCCTCCGCGACCTCGTCCTCCAGCGCCTGGCCGCCGCCGGCCTGGAGCCGGAGACGGCGGATCTGCTGCGCGACCTCTTCCCCGGGACTCGGGCCGGAAGCGCCTCCCGAACCGGTCCTCTCTTCCTCCGCTCCATCACGGCCGCCGGGTGGCGAGGCATCGGCCCGGAGACCACGCTCGGCCTCACCCCCGCACCGGGCCTCACCGTGGTCGCCGGACGCAACGGCTCCGGTAAGTCCAGCTTCGCCGAGGCCGCCGAGATGGCACTGACGGGCGACAACTTCCGCTGGCAGGACCGTACTCAGATCTGGCGGCAGGGGTGGCGGAATCTGCACGATCCGGCGGCTCCCCGCGTGGAGGTGGAGTGCCGCCGTGACGGTGCCGACACGCCCGTCACCGTCCGCAGGAGCTGGCACGGCGACGGGCTGGGCGACGCACGGGTGGCGGTCCACCGGCCAGGCCTGCCCGGCGGAGAGCTGGGCGAGGTCGTCGGCGCGGAGGAGCTCGCGCTGTACCGGCCGTTCCTCTCGTACAGCGAACTCGGCGCCGTGATCAACGGCCCCATGACCGCCCTCCATGACGGACTCGCCCAGATCCTCGGCCTGGAGCAGCTCTCCGAGGCCTACAAGGAGGCGGGAGCCCGCCTCAAGGTGATCAAGGACGGCGAGAAGAAGGCCACCGACCTGGCAGCCGCGGTCCTCGCCGAACTGCGGGGCTCCGGCGACCCGAGGGCCGTCGCGGCCGTGGAGGTTCTCTCCGCACGCCGCCCGGACCGCGAACGCGTTCGCACCCTCCTTGCCGCACGGCCCGAGGGCGACACCGCCGAACTCGAAAGGCTGCGCGGGCTGTCCACCCTCGAAGGGCCTGATCTGAGCGACATCAGCGGTGCCGTGACGCGGCTGCGGGAAGCCGCGGCCCGGGCCGATGACGCGCGGTCCGGCTCCGCCGAGGACGCCCGCCGTCTCTCCGACCTCCTGGAGCGGGCGCTCGACCACCGGCGGCGGGCGCGGACCGCCGACTGCCCCGTCTGCGACACGCCCGGACTGCTCGACGACGACTGGGCGGTGCGCGCCCGGGAGCAGGTCGAACGGCTCCAGCGCGAAGCCGCGGAAGCGCAGTCCGCGCGCGACGACCTGCGCGGCGCCATCCGCGCCGTCCACGATCTCGTCCAGCCCGTCCCCGTATGGCTCCGGCCGGAGGACTCGCCGCTCGCCGCCCTCTGGCGGGAATGGTCCCTGTGCCGGAGCGCGACCGACCCCCGCCCGCTGGCGGATCAGGTCGAGCGCCTTTCGGCCGCCCTCGCCGACGCCTGCCGGCAGGAGAGCGAGAAGGCGGCCCGCCTGCTCGCTGATCAGGACGCCGGCTGGCGGCCGCTCGGGGTGCGCCTCGCCGAATGGCTGGCCGTCGCCGACCGGGCCGCCGAGGCCGCATCGCTCGGCAAGCGACTCAAGGACGCGCAGACCTGGCTCAAGAAGGTCACCGACGAACTCCGCGAGGAGCGGCTGCGCCCGTTCGCCGACCAGTCGCAGACCATCTGGAAGCTGCTCTGCGAGCGCAGCAGCGTCACGCTCGGCTCGATCGGCCTGACGGGGACGGCCAACCAGCGCAAGGTGAAGCTTGACGTGTCCGTGGACGACATGGACGCGCCCGCCTTCGGCGTGATGAGCCAGGGTGAACTGCACTCGCTCGCCCTCTCGCTGTTCCTCCCTCGCGCCACCCACCCCGACAGCCCCTTCGGGTTCCTGGTGATCGACGACCCGGTGCAGTCCATGGACCCGGAGAAGGTCGAGGGGCTCGCGCGGGTCCTCCATGCCTGTGCCCAGCGCCGCCAGGTGATCGTCTTCACTCACGACACCCGCCTCCAGCAGGCCATCCGCCACCTGCGCATCCCCGCGACGATCATGCAGGTCTCCCGGCAGACCGACTCCGTCGTCAAGGTCACCCGCACCGACGACCCGGTCTCCCTCGCGCTGAGCGAGGCCCGGGCCGTCGCCAAGGACCCGAACGTGCCGCAGGGCGTCGCCGACCGGGTCCTACCCCAGATGTGCCGAGGCGCCCTGGAGGCCGCCTGCCTGGAACCCGCACGGCGCCGCCTGCGGGCCGAAGGCCACGGCCACGCCGACGTCGAGGCCAGGATCGGCAAGGCCCACAAGCTCACCGATCTCGCCGCGCTCGCCTTCTACGACAGCAGCATGGAACCCGCCCAGGTCCTCGCGGCCGTCGCGCAGGACCACGGCCCCTGGGCCCGCGCGCTCATCGAACGGTGCAACGCCGGCGCCCACCAGTTCCTCACCCCGATCGGCGACCGCATGGACCTGGTCCGGGACACCGAGCGCCTCGCGAAGGCGGTGCGCGGCCGATGA
- a CDS encoding uracil-DNA glycosylase, which translates to MARQMANETFRTDQERNRYAAHVRAINELVDGLRDQDGRGWMPYVAPWHGGTEARVLSMLRDPGPKTQDGTGSGFLCTENDDPTAERQCRAFEQAGIDARDVTPWNAYPWYINRKPDASEQKAGAEALVRLLGLMPDLRVVLLQGGDAQATWRRLEKAHPALAGQEHFQVVRTYHPGRQALWSPDPQVRAARERHREDALHQVADILRA; encoded by the coding sequence ATGGCGCGACAGATGGCGAACGAGACGTTCCGTACCGACCAGGAGCGGAACCGGTACGCGGCACACGTCCGCGCGATCAACGAGCTGGTCGACGGCCTGCGGGACCAGGACGGCAGGGGCTGGATGCCGTACGTCGCTCCTTGGCACGGTGGAACCGAGGCGCGCGTGCTGTCCATGCTGCGCGATCCGGGGCCCAAGACCCAGGACGGCACCGGCTCGGGCTTCCTGTGCACGGAGAACGACGACCCGACCGCCGAGCGTCAGTGCCGGGCCTTCGAGCAGGCCGGCATCGACGCCCGCGACGTCACGCCCTGGAACGCCTATCCCTGGTACATCAACAGAAAGCCCGACGCCTCCGAACAGAAGGCCGGCGCCGAGGCCCTCGTGCGCCTCCTCGGACTGATGCCGGACCTCCGCGTCGTCCTGCTCCAGGGCGGCGACGCGCAGGCCACCTGGCGGCGGCTGGAGAAGGCGCACCCGGCCCTCGCCGGCCAGGAACACTTCCAGGTGGTGCGTACGTACCACCCGGGCCGGCAGGCACTGTGGTCGCCCGACCCCCAGGTCCGCGCGGCGCGCGAGCGGCACCGCGAGGACGCGCTCCACCAAGTGGCCGACATACTCCGGGCCTGA
- a CDS encoding PIN-like domain-containing protein: MPPEFFLDRNLGRRVAEELRARGWTVHRIGEVFAGDAQDVPDEEWILHGLAQGWVPLSKDGRIKTRDREIRPVHEHAAVLFYLDNQQLRSLEMVERLHICREAIHRAVERGGPAAYAVRADRIERTWP, from the coding sequence TTGCCGCCTGAGTTCTTCCTCGACCGCAACCTCGGACGGCGCGTCGCCGAGGAACTGCGTGCCCGTGGATGGACCGTGCACAGGATCGGCGAGGTCTTCGCGGGCGACGCCCAGGACGTACCGGACGAGGAGTGGATCCTCCACGGGCTCGCCCAGGGGTGGGTGCCTCTGTCGAAAGACGGGCGGATCAAGACACGCGACCGCGAGATCCGGCCGGTCCACGAGCACGCGGCCGTACTCTTCTATCTGGATAACCAACAGCTCCGCAGCCTGGAGATGGTCGAGCGTCTCCACATCTGCCGCGAGGCGATCCACCGGGCGGTCGAAAGGGGCGGCCCCGCCGCCTATGCCGTCCGAGCGGACCGCATCGAGCGCACCTGGCCTTGA
- a CDS encoding DUF433 domain-containing protein, whose protein sequence is MIDRFTDGLLTPAETSSYLQIPSSTLHSWLQGRAAGAPLVHSVDPVRRGQPSVPFVAVAEAYVLRSLRDLGLRMSEIREAAGAVRAAFDTPYGLVSRRIATDGVDIFIEHAPDDLRRARDGQAPIREVVADYLRYLSWDAGDDFPSSLRLRQYPASVPVVIDPRFGHGLPVIEANRVPVKALTDLWEAGESVEDIAYEYDMEPEQVDAVRQAVVRLAA, encoded by the coding sequence ATGATCGACAGGTTCACGGACGGGCTTCTCACACCGGCCGAGACGTCGTCCTACCTCCAGATTCCCTCCTCCACCCTGCACAGCTGGCTCCAGGGGAGGGCGGCCGGAGCGCCGCTCGTCCACAGTGTCGACCCCGTGCGGCGAGGACAGCCCTCGGTGCCGTTCGTGGCGGTGGCCGAGGCGTACGTCCTGCGGTCGCTGCGGGACCTCGGGCTCAGGATGAGCGAGATCAGGGAGGCTGCCGGGGCGGTGCGGGCGGCCTTCGACACGCCGTATGGCCTTGTCTCCCGGCGCATCGCCACGGACGGCGTGGACATCTTCATCGAGCACGCCCCCGACGACCTGCGCAGGGCCCGTGACGGGCAGGCGCCGATCCGGGAGGTCGTCGCGGACTACCTGCGCTACCTGTCCTGGGACGCGGGGGACGATTTCCCGTCCAGTCTCCGGCTGCGACAGTACCCGGCCTCCGTGCCGGTCGTGATCGACCCCCGGTTCGGGCACGGCCTGCCGGTGATCGAGGCCAACCGGGTGCCGGTGAAGGCGCTGACCGACCTGTGGGAAGCCGGCGAGTCCGTCGAGGACATCGCGTACGAGTACGACATGGAGCCGGAGCAGGTGGACGCGGTCCGCCAGGCTGTGGTGCGCCTTGCCGCCTGA
- a CDS encoding ATP-binding protein → MYATGPHQHSTVWTFAQRLSSTRRGARLARLLVAERLTAWEVSPSVAERAVQITAELAANAVLHGRVQGRDFRVALTCAAASGGVRIEVTDPRGERLPTPSPGPGGIPSDTESGRGLLLVAALADRWGVEPYPPSGKTAWVEIGPGGAARSHEPGPPTR, encoded by the coding sequence ATGTACGCGACCGGACCCCACCAGCACTCCACCGTATGGACGTTCGCCCAGCGGCTGTCCTCGACCCGTCGCGGTGCCCGCCTCGCCCGCCTGCTCGTCGCCGAGCGGCTGACGGCCTGGGAGGTGTCACCCAGCGTGGCCGAACGGGCGGTACAGATCACCGCCGAACTCGCGGCCAACGCCGTCCTGCACGGCCGTGTCCAGGGCCGTGACTTCCGGGTCGCCCTCACCTGCGCGGCGGCGTCCGGCGGTGTCCGCATCGAGGTCACCGACCCGCGCGGCGAACGGCTTCCCACCCCATCGCCAGGCCCCGGAGGCATCCCCTCCGACACCGAGTCGGGCCGAGGGCTCCTCCTGGTCGCCGCCCTCGCCGACCGCTGGGGCGTGGAGCCGTACCCACCGAGTGGCAAGACGGCGTGGGTCGAGATCGGGCCGGGCGGTGCCGCCCGAAGTCACGAACCCGGACCCCCAACCCGTTGA
- a CDS encoding helix-turn-helix domain-containing protein produces MAEDVEIVTDGAGETDEQGREPDPSDSLRTFGAVVQALREHAGLSRAEFAEIVRFSKHTVESVELGRRMPDEAFVERGEGALGNTGALRRSAPFLTRAEAGLAVWFRRWARLEKVAVSLYTYECRLVPGLLQSEAYARAVFEGTIPLLTDQKLDVQLAARQKRQRMLRERPTVPFSFIVEEHVFRRRFGDTEEMRELLDHVLEASAPRNVTLQVIPLDAGLHACLDGPLQLLETPDGRRLGYSEGQQNGRLISDPKEVSLLHQRYDTLRSQALNPKESRGLLEQLRGEL; encoded by the coding sequence GTGGCTGAGGACGTCGAGATCGTGACGGACGGGGCGGGCGAGACGGACGAGCAGGGCCGGGAGCCCGATCCGTCGGACAGCCTGCGGACCTTCGGGGCCGTCGTACAGGCCCTGCGGGAGCACGCGGGGCTCAGCAGGGCCGAGTTCGCGGAGATCGTCCGCTTCTCCAAGCACACGGTGGAATCGGTGGAGTTGGGGCGGCGGATGCCGGACGAGGCGTTCGTCGAGCGAGGGGAAGGGGCCCTGGGGAACACGGGGGCGCTGCGGAGGTCCGCCCCGTTCCTCACCCGCGCCGAGGCGGGTCTCGCGGTGTGGTTCCGGCGGTGGGCACGCCTTGAGAAGGTGGCGGTCAGCCTGTACACGTACGAGTGTCGGCTCGTGCCGGGGCTGCTGCAGTCGGAGGCGTACGCCCGGGCGGTGTTCGAGGGCACCATTCCATTGCTGACCGATCAAAAGCTGGACGTACAGCTCGCCGCGCGGCAGAAACGCCAGAGGATGTTGCGGGAGCGGCCGACTGTGCCGTTCAGTTTCATCGTGGAAGAGCACGTCTTCCGGCGCCGGTTCGGCGACACGGAGGAGATGCGGGAGCTTCTGGATCACGTGTTGGAGGCGAGCGCGCCGCGCAACGTGACGTTGCAGGTCATCCCCCTGGACGCGGGTTTGCACGCGTGCCTGGACGGGCCTTTGCAACTCCTGGAGACCCCAGACGGGCGGCGGCTCGGGTACTCCGAGGGGCAGCAGAACGGGCGGCTGATCTCCGACCCGAAAGAGGTGAGTCTGCTCCACCAGCGCTATGACACACTGCGCTCACAGGCCCTCAACCCCAAGGAGTCCCGGGGTCTGTTGGAGCAACTGCGAGGAGAGCTATGA
- a CDS encoding DUF397 domain-containing protein, which produces MSTTGLAWFKSSYSGSQGDSCVEVAVTPQAVHVRDSKDVERRPFAVGREGWTRFVRYAAED; this is translated from the coding sequence ATGAGTACGACCGGACTCGCCTGGTTCAAGTCCAGCTACAGCGGCAGCCAGGGCGACAGCTGCGTCGAGGTCGCCGTCACCCCGCAGGCCGTCCACGTCCGGGACTCCAAGGACGTGGAGCGCCGGCCCTTTGCGGTCGGCCGCGAGGGCTGGACGCGGTTCGTGCGGTACGCGGCGGAGGACTGA
- a CDS encoding endonuclease domain-containing protein, with translation MTERVVPGRAGGLITLEAADALWVGLTAGGAVLTASGVFTRSPATRARTGYVLLGSRVVATARAGGGRWGVAEREVRRAAVELGAVVMDRRDLVRVGPFRGAPEPEPERDEETPLRWRWRVAGELGEPGGPGRGTRHEDGRPCHLVGIDWRRLLVEHSSDGTRRTWWLPRAVVRLLDAAEHAERRWLRAAWISETGTAVAEPSSHPRRAEDADGRRATSAESPAASLRPYGRELEGQLYSVFSRKPGISQKVAGWVCAVCGGEPATVLDHCHEHGYVRAPVCQSCNTRERPDHLYANDVRVANRYTRLFHTDADDWLRHWHRCTGCRARTTLPLPHLAAWTAFIACRSLRPTHRAPRGREPCGTLRVSWAGSQNAPRSCLFTVTVDFCPAGEHRVLARVSYREAAERFRGWLAETAPAVAAASGPDRLDGLPAQPRPVVVDPGGEGLGLF, from the coding sequence ATGACGGAGCGTGTCGTGCCCGGCCGTGCGGGCGGCCTGATCACCCTGGAGGCCGCGGACGCGCTGTGGGTCGGGCTGACGGCCGGCGGCGCCGTGCTGACGGCTTCCGGGGTGTTCACCCGCTCGCCCGCCACCCGTGCCCGGACGGGGTACGTCCTGCTCGGGAGCCGCGTGGTCGCGACGGCCAGGGCGGGCGGCGGTCGGTGGGGCGTCGCGGAGCGCGAGGTGCGCCGGGCGGCCGTGGAACTGGGCGCGGTGGTCATGGACCGGCGGGACCTGGTCCGCGTCGGCCCGTTCCGCGGAGCGCCGGAGCCTGAGCCGGAGCGCGACGAGGAGACGCCGCTGCGCTGGCGGTGGCGCGTCGCGGGGGAACTGGGGGAGCCGGGCGGCCCCGGGCGCGGGACACGGCACGAGGACGGCCGGCCGTGTCATCTGGTGGGGATCGACTGGCGACGGCTACTCGTGGAGCACAGCTCCGACGGGACCCGGCGGACGTGGTGGCTGCCGCGCGCGGTGGTGAGGCTGCTAGACGCGGCCGAGCACGCCGAGAGGCGGTGGCTGCGAGCCGCGTGGATCAGTGAGACGGGCACGGCCGTGGCCGAGCCGTCCTCCCACCCCCGGCGGGCCGAGGACGCCGACGGGCGGCGCGCGACGAGCGCCGAGAGCCCCGCCGCCTCATTGCGCCCGTATGGCAGGGAGCTCGAAGGCCAGCTGTACTCGGTGTTCAGCAGAAAGCCCGGCATCTCCCAGAAGGTGGCCGGGTGGGTGTGTGCCGTCTGTGGCGGCGAGCCCGCCACGGTCCTCGATCACTGCCACGAGCACGGCTACGTCCGCGCCCCCGTCTGCCAGTCCTGCAACACGCGGGAACGTCCCGACCATCTGTACGCCAACGACGTCCGGGTCGCGAACCGCTACACCCGCCTCTTCCATACCGACGCCGACGACTGGCTTCGCCACTGGCATCGCTGCACCGGCTGCCGCGCGCGCACCACCCTGCCGCTGCCGCACCTCGCCGCGTGGACCGCCTTCATAGCCTGCCGGTCACTGCGCCCGACCCACCGGGCCCCGCGCGGGCGCGAGCCCTGCGGCACCCTGCGCGTGTCCTGGGCGGGTAGTCAGAACGCGCCTCGGTCCTGCCTGTTCACGGTCACGGTCGATTTCTGCCCCGCCGGCGAGCACCGTGTCCTGGCGCGGGTCTCCTACCGTGAGGCCGCCGAGCGGTTCCGTGGCTGGCTCGCCGAGACGGCCCCCGCCGTGGCCGCCGCGTCCGGCCCCGACCGCCTGGACGGCCTCCCCGCCCAGCCCCGGCCGGTCGTCGTGGATCCCGGCGGCGAGGGCCTGGGACTGTTCTGA
- a CDS encoding GTPase, producing MADGGPVDAPTIDGGRSALVLALAARAEEVLGAHPRTRALTTSLPRADTSPLRIALLGPYSAGKSTLVAALLRLPSADIVDLVDAAPKTHEATSYEWNGATLVDLPGTLSGVDGHADAARGGVRGADALMIVTTSELPGEAETRTILRALDADGFADRSVVVVNKMNAENSDRDVVLDEIRGRLGPFADRVPIVPTDARDYIDALHDPTLPPDQRQWLVAESGIDALAAELRRMTAPGVSGVRPKAQAFELLRVLADAERQWVLDGEELDAAESAKKVEESISRAKERVLSALLRGSEVVASRITTAGDRAAAGVSEKDGVVPDRVTRAVQEQLERASNEFDASFSSSVRTAFDALVAEYGTGVPEPESWGNDLEARETTFDGSPDGTPPLTQGVKEAAKKAAKVGTEKAGEWIGKIADGGNGPGSAASAVVEKLSKNRVGRKILDAGGKVTNGAEKFKPWGKTKAAGKVAGTARKVQWVLAVTGPLMDLTSVAQDQSKWMALNKRRKQIKDHFDEEAREQRTALTDAGERYLSEWITEVERSLSGLTKRGSDIKAEREAALTAIKGLREEAEKLVGPTR from the coding sequence ATGGCTGACGGTGGTCCGGTCGACGCGCCCACGATCGACGGGGGCCGAAGCGCTCTCGTACTCGCGCTGGCCGCACGTGCCGAAGAGGTCCTGGGCGCTCACCCTCGCACTCGCGCCCTGACCACGAGCCTGCCTCGTGCGGACACGAGCCCGCTGCGGATCGCACTGCTGGGCCCGTACAGCGCGGGGAAGTCCACGCTCGTCGCGGCACTGCTCCGGCTCCCGTCGGCCGACATCGTCGATCTCGTCGACGCGGCGCCCAAGACGCACGAGGCGACGTCGTACGAGTGGAACGGAGCGACGCTGGTCGACCTGCCCGGGACGCTGTCGGGTGTCGACGGGCACGCCGATGCGGCGCGGGGCGGCGTTCGTGGTGCGGACGCGCTGATGATCGTGACAACGAGCGAACTGCCGGGCGAAGCAGAGACCAGGACGATTCTGCGGGCTCTCGACGCTGACGGGTTCGCTGACCGGAGTGTGGTCGTCGTCAACAAGATGAACGCCGAGAACAGCGATCGCGATGTCGTCCTCGACGAGATCCGCGGGCGCCTCGGGCCTTTCGCCGACCGCGTCCCGATCGTCCCCACCGACGCACGCGACTACATCGACGCGCTCCATGACCCCACTCTCCCGCCCGATCAGCGACAGTGGCTTGTCGCGGAGAGCGGTATCGACGCTCTGGCGGCCGAGTTGCGGAGAATGACCGCGCCCGGTGTCAGCGGTGTCCGGCCCAAGGCTCAGGCCTTCGAACTCCTTCGAGTGCTGGCGGACGCCGAGCGGCAGTGGGTTCTGGACGGCGAGGAACTCGATGCCGCGGAGAGCGCGAAGAAGGTCGAGGAGTCGATCTCGCGGGCGAAGGAGCGTGTGCTGAGCGCCCTGTTGAGAGGGAGTGAAGTCGTCGCTTCCAGGATCACGACGGCCGGAGACAGGGCCGCTGCCGGCGTCTCGGAGAAGGACGGGGTCGTCCCCGACCGCGTCACTCGTGCCGTCCAGGAGCAACTGGAGCGTGCGAGCAATGAGTTCGACGCGAGTTTCTCTTCGTCGGTGAGGACGGCCTTCGACGCGCTGGTCGCCGAGTACGGAACCGGTGTGCCCGAGCCTGAATCCTGGGGGAACGACCTCGAAGCACGCGAGACGACGTTCGACGGGTCCCCGGATGGCACGCCACCGTTGACGCAGGGGGTCAAGGAAGCGGCGAAGAAGGCCGCGAAGGTGGGTACCGAGAAGGCGGGCGAGTGGATCGGGAAGATCGCGGACGGCGGTAACGGGCCGGGAAGCGCGGCCTCCGCGGTCGTGGAAAAGCTCAGCAAGAACCGGGTGGGCCGGAAGATCCTCGACGCCGGAGGGAAAGTCACCAACGGCGCGGAGAAGTTCAAACCGTGGGGCAAGACCAAGGCGGCCGGCAAGGTAGCCGGTACGGCCCGCAAGGTGCAGTGGGTGCTGGCAGTCACAGGGCCGTTGATGGACCTGACGAGCGTCGCGCAGGACCAGAGCAAGTGGATGGCGCTCAACAAACGGCGGAAGCAGATCAAGGATCACTTCGACGAGGAAGCGCGCGAACAGCGGACCGCTCTCACCGATGCCGGTGAGCGGTACCTGAGCGAGTGGATCACCGAGGTGGAACGGTCGCTCAGCGGTCTCACGAAGCGGGGCTCGGACATCAAAGCCGAGCGTGAAGCGGCCCTGACGGCGATCAAGGGCCTCCGCGAAGAGGCCGAGAAGCTGGTCGGGCCGACCCGCTGA